A DNA window from Pyrus communis chromosome 3, drPyrComm1.1, whole genome shotgun sequence contains the following coding sequences:
- the LOC137727993 gene encoding tRNA-specific adenosine deaminase TAD3 isoform X3, whose product MNLLLWRLNQIAPLENLRHIKRVHKKFVQGGKTQLSVILCLASQNGNQLDSIQNDVQELMNSYQLSPFVTKVCKYAASSKEEWEEQCKLWPTSYHPPTYNIEGITGFSQEDSQSVFSFMKYAVQLAKSGDNLEVNAAVIVDPSVKQVIAKACDQTCSCYNPKNEITPETSCIEKLETSVCHGISGGALSRKEHSNGFPAKSEQLYTGVSCLCPWGWAEQESDMSLSYCHPLRHASIVAIESSAARDRLLFPSSGKTQDKSFEMDHMQSCSAACPAKRQKTNPTNIQVNGEENLDLNGEGCSGSLSARPYLCTGFDMYLVWEPCIMCAMALVHQRIRRIFYAYPNPKAGALGSVHRLQGQRSLNHHYAVFRVLVGTDI is encoded by the exons ATGAACCTGCTCCTCTG GCGTTTGAACCAAATTGCACCGCTGGAAAATCTTCGGCACATCAAGCGGGTGCACAAGAAATTTGTTCAAGGAG GAAAAACTCAGTTGTCTGTGATACTATGTCTAGCTTCTCAAAATGGTAATCAGTTGGACAGCATTCAGAATGATGTACAGGAGCTGATGAATTCCTACCAGTTGAGTCCTTTTGTCACAAAA GTCTGCAAGTATGCTGCATCATCAAAAGAAGAGTGGGAAGAACAATGCAAGCTATGGCCAACATCTTATCATCCCCCAACTTA TAATATTGAAGGCATTACTGGATTCAGTCAAGAGGACTCACAATCAGTCTTCAGCTTCATGAAGTATGCTGTTCAGTTGGCAAAGTCTGGTGATAATTTG GAAGTCAACGCTGCAGTTATAGTGGATCCTTCTGTTAAACAGGTTATTGCGAAAGCATGTGATCAAACTTGTTCTTGCTATAATCCCAAAAACGAGATCACCCCTGAAACCAGCTGCATTGAAAAGCTGGAAACTTCTGTTTGCCATGGCATTTCAGGTGGTGCATTGAGCCGTAAAGAGCATTCAAATGGCTTTCCAGCTAAATCAGAACAGTTGTACACTGGCGTTTCTTGTTTATGTCCTTGGGGATGGGCTGAGCAAGAATCAGACATGAGTTTGAGTTATTGCCACCCTTTACGCCACGCTTCCATTGTTGCTATTGAGTCTTCTGCTGCCAGGGACAGGCTTCTTTTCCCCAGTTCGGGAAAAACACAAGATAAGTCATTTGAAATGGACCACATGCAGTCTTGTTCAGCAGCCTGTCCAGCAAAGAGACAAAAGACCAACCCCACAAAT ATTCAGGTTAATGGTGAAGAGAATCTGGACTTGAATGGTGAAGGTTGCAGCGGATCGCTGTCAGCGAGGCCTTATCTATGCACAGGTTTTGACATGTACCTTGTTTGGGAGCCGTGCATAAT GTGTGCAATGGCACTTGTGCATCAGAGGATCAGGCGGATATTCTATGCATATCCAAACCCAAAAGCAGGAGCATTGGGGAGTGTCCACAGACTGCAAGGCCAAAGAAGCTTGAATCATCACTATGCTGTTTTCAGGGTCTTAGTGGGGACGGACATTTGA
- the LOC137727993 gene encoding tRNA-specific adenosine deaminase TAD3 isoform X2: MEETWQIVHIPDNPPFPPDQQPTVDAIASLIDPLFANTLVRRLNQIAPLENLRHIKRVHKKFVQGGKTQLSVILCLASQNGNQLDSIQNDVQELMNSYQLSPFVTKVCKYAASSKEEWEEQCKLWPTSYHPPTYNIEGITGFSQEDSQSVFSFMKYAVQLAKSGDNLEVNAAVIVDPSVKQVIAKACDQTCSCYNPKNEITPETSCIEKLETSVCHGISGGALSRKEHSNGFPAKSEQLYTGVSCLCPWGWAEQESDMSLSYCHPLRHASIVAIESSAARDRLLFPSSGKTQDKSFEMDHMQSCSAACPAKRQKTNPTNVNGEENLDLNGEGCSGSLSARPYLCTGFDMYLVWEPCIMCAMALVHQRIRRIFYAYPNPKAGALGSVHRLQGQRSLNHHYAVFRVLVGTDI; this comes from the exons ATGGAGGAGACGTGGCAGATAGTCCACATCCCCGACAACCCCCCATTCCCTCCCGACCAACAACCTACCGTCGATGCAATTGCTTCACTTATAGACCCTTTATTTGCCAACACTCTCGTAAG GCGTTTGAACCAAATTGCACCGCTGGAAAATCTTCGGCACATCAAGCGGGTGCACAAGAAATTTGTTCAAGGAG GAAAAACTCAGTTGTCTGTGATACTATGTCTAGCTTCTCAAAATGGTAATCAGTTGGACAGCATTCAGAATGATGTACAGGAGCTGATGAATTCCTACCAGTTGAGTCCTTTTGTCACAAAA GTCTGCAAGTATGCTGCATCATCAAAAGAAGAGTGGGAAGAACAATGCAAGCTATGGCCAACATCTTATCATCCCCCAACTTA TAATATTGAAGGCATTACTGGATTCAGTCAAGAGGACTCACAATCAGTCTTCAGCTTCATGAAGTATGCTGTTCAGTTGGCAAAGTCTGGTGATAATTTG GAAGTCAACGCTGCAGTTATAGTGGATCCTTCTGTTAAACAGGTTATTGCGAAAGCATGTGATCAAACTTGTTCTTGCTATAATCCCAAAAACGAGATCACCCCTGAAACCAGCTGCATTGAAAAGCTGGAAACTTCTGTTTGCCATGGCATTTCAGGTGGTGCATTGAGCCGTAAAGAGCATTCAAATGGCTTTCCAGCTAAATCAGAACAGTTGTACACTGGCGTTTCTTGTTTATGTCCTTGGGGATGGGCTGAGCAAGAATCAGACATGAGTTTGAGTTATTGCCACCCTTTACGCCACGCTTCCATTGTTGCTATTGAGTCTTCTGCTGCCAGGGACAGGCTTCTTTTCCCCAGTTCGGGAAAAACACAAGATAAGTCATTTGAAATGGACCACATGCAGTCTTGTTCAGCAGCCTGTCCAGCAAAGAGACAAAAGACCAACCCCACAAAT GTTAATGGTGAAGAGAATCTGGACTTGAATGGTGAAGGTTGCAGCGGATCGCTGTCAGCGAGGCCTTATCTATGCACAGGTTTTGACATGTACCTTGTTTGGGAGCCGTGCATAAT GTGTGCAATGGCACTTGTGCATCAGAGGATCAGGCGGATATTCTATGCATATCCAAACCCAAAAGCAGGAGCATTGGGGAGTGTCCACAGACTGCAAGGCCAAAGAAGCTTGAATCATCACTATGCTGTTTTCAGGGTCTTAGTGGGGACGGACATTTGA
- the LOC137727993 gene encoding tRNA-specific adenosine deaminase TAD3 isoform X1 — MEETWQIVHIPDNPPFPPDQQPTVDAIASLIDPLFANTLVRRLNQIAPLENLRHIKRVHKKFVQGGKTQLSVILCLASQNGNQLDSIQNDVQELMNSYQLSPFVTKVCKYAASSKEEWEEQCKLWPTSYHPPTYNIEGITGFSQEDSQSVFSFMKYAVQLAKSGDNLEVNAAVIVDPSVKQVIAKACDQTCSCYNPKNEITPETSCIEKLETSVCHGISGGALSRKEHSNGFPAKSEQLYTGVSCLCPWGWAEQESDMSLSYCHPLRHASIVAIESSAARDRLLFPSSGKTQDKSFEMDHMQSCSAACPAKRQKTNPTNIQVNGEENLDLNGEGCSGSLSARPYLCTGFDMYLVWEPCIMCAMALVHQRIRRIFYAYPNPKAGALGSVHRLQGQRSLNHHYAVFRVLVGTDI; from the exons ATGGAGGAGACGTGGCAGATAGTCCACATCCCCGACAACCCCCCATTCCCTCCCGACCAACAACCTACCGTCGATGCAATTGCTTCACTTATAGACCCTTTATTTGCCAACACTCTCGTAAG GCGTTTGAACCAAATTGCACCGCTGGAAAATCTTCGGCACATCAAGCGGGTGCACAAGAAATTTGTTCAAGGAG GAAAAACTCAGTTGTCTGTGATACTATGTCTAGCTTCTCAAAATGGTAATCAGTTGGACAGCATTCAGAATGATGTACAGGAGCTGATGAATTCCTACCAGTTGAGTCCTTTTGTCACAAAA GTCTGCAAGTATGCTGCATCATCAAAAGAAGAGTGGGAAGAACAATGCAAGCTATGGCCAACATCTTATCATCCCCCAACTTA TAATATTGAAGGCATTACTGGATTCAGTCAAGAGGACTCACAATCAGTCTTCAGCTTCATGAAGTATGCTGTTCAGTTGGCAAAGTCTGGTGATAATTTG GAAGTCAACGCTGCAGTTATAGTGGATCCTTCTGTTAAACAGGTTATTGCGAAAGCATGTGATCAAACTTGTTCTTGCTATAATCCCAAAAACGAGATCACCCCTGAAACCAGCTGCATTGAAAAGCTGGAAACTTCTGTTTGCCATGGCATTTCAGGTGGTGCATTGAGCCGTAAAGAGCATTCAAATGGCTTTCCAGCTAAATCAGAACAGTTGTACACTGGCGTTTCTTGTTTATGTCCTTGGGGATGGGCTGAGCAAGAATCAGACATGAGTTTGAGTTATTGCCACCCTTTACGCCACGCTTCCATTGTTGCTATTGAGTCTTCTGCTGCCAGGGACAGGCTTCTTTTCCCCAGTTCGGGAAAAACACAAGATAAGTCATTTGAAATGGACCACATGCAGTCTTGTTCAGCAGCCTGTCCAGCAAAGAGACAAAAGACCAACCCCACAAAT ATTCAGGTTAATGGTGAAGAGAATCTGGACTTGAATGGTGAAGGTTGCAGCGGATCGCTGTCAGCGAGGCCTTATCTATGCACAGGTTTTGACATGTACCTTGTTTGGGAGCCGTGCATAAT GTGTGCAATGGCACTTGTGCATCAGAGGATCAGGCGGATATTCTATGCATATCCAAACCCAAAAGCAGGAGCATTGGGGAGTGTCCACAGACTGCAAGGCCAAAGAAGCTTGAATCATCACTATGCTGTTTTCAGGGTCTTAGTGGGGACGGACATTTGA